Proteins encoded in a region of the Stieleria neptunia genome:
- a CDS encoding sulfatase family protein: MRHRFLFAVLIGVISLPAIRCLAEKPNLLIVTVDDMSCDSVGAFGCELPDTTPNIDALAAAGLRYHHAHVQVGNCYPSRNVMFSGRYPHNTGVEGFYQVNDPDYPHMVDLMKQAGYFVGIRGKVSHSTPYQPYAWDADLTILDGEKQDMKNAESYYNSTRRGIEMATDAGKPFCLNINISDPHKPFYAMGKSGAVVDDKNVPTRVFTPDEVPIPGFLFDHPDVRLELSHYYSSVRRADDCFAAVMKALRESGQDEETVVVFLSDHGMPLPFAKTALWNHSTRTPWIVRWPGVTKPGTVDTTHMISAVDLLPTLLDIAGIRHPDGFDGHSFLPTLRGQQQPGRNMVYKVYNENSGGNRSPMRSVQSKRFGYLFNPWSDGKRIFRTATTGTLSYRAMVKLAPTNPQIAARLELFQHGVLEEFYDYENDPDALINLIDHPEYADEIAKHRAAMRQFMVDSNDHALAAFDHRDDKQRVSAYVDKVQAEADARRAKKRRGNVKGNAKTKPNPKLFQMQVPDRATSGAPFTVSITHRIPSSLGEQKFHVTIKDAGGKRIERIIRAASGDGELKVTFTIPENLSGKSISVAAFVGEAFANNLMYRTASRIRLGPAS, from the coding sequence ATGCGCCACCGATTCCTCTTTGCAGTCCTGATCGGCGTGATCTCCCTCCCGGCAATCCGCTGCTTGGCCGAAAAACCCAATCTGCTGATCGTGACCGTTGACGACATGAGTTGTGATTCGGTCGGCGCCTTCGGTTGCGAGCTTCCCGACACCACGCCGAACATCGACGCGTTGGCCGCCGCGGGTTTGCGCTACCATCATGCGCACGTGCAGGTCGGCAACTGCTACCCCTCACGCAACGTCATGTTTTCGGGCCGCTACCCGCACAACACGGGCGTAGAGGGGTTCTACCAGGTAAACGATCCCGACTACCCGCACATGGTCGATCTGATGAAACAGGCCGGCTATTTTGTCGGCATTCGCGGCAAGGTGTCTCATTCGACGCCCTACCAACCCTACGCGTGGGACGCCGACCTGACGATCCTGGACGGTGAAAAGCAGGACATGAAAAACGCCGAATCCTATTACAACTCGACTCGACGGGGAATCGAGATGGCAACGGACGCCGGGAAACCCTTTTGCCTGAACATCAACATCTCCGATCCCCACAAACCCTTCTACGCGATGGGGAAAAGTGGAGCGGTCGTCGACGACAAGAATGTGCCCACCCGCGTGTTTACGCCTGATGAGGTTCCGATCCCCGGATTCCTGTTCGATCATCCCGACGTGCGATTGGAACTATCGCACTATTATTCGTCGGTGCGTCGCGCCGACGACTGTTTCGCCGCCGTCATGAAAGCGCTCCGCGAGTCGGGGCAGGACGAAGAGACCGTCGTCGTCTTTCTCTCCGATCACGGCATGCCCTTGCCGTTCGCCAAAACCGCACTGTGGAACCACAGCACGCGGACGCCATGGATCGTGCGGTGGCCGGGCGTGACAAAACCGGGGACCGTCGACACGACCCACATGATCTCCGCCGTCGATCTGTTGCCGACCCTGTTGGACATCGCGGGGATCCGTCATCCCGATGGTTTTGACGGCCACTCCTTTCTGCCGACACTACGCGGCCAGCAGCAGCCCGGTCGCAACATGGTCTACAAGGTCTACAACGAGAACTCCGGCGGAAATCGCAGCCCGATGCGGAGCGTCCAATCCAAGCGGTTCGGTTACCTGTTCAATCCCTGGTCCGACGGCAAACGCATTTTCCGAACTGCGACAACGGGAACGTTGTCCTATCGCGCGATGGTCAAACTGGCACCGACCAACCCGCAGATCGCTGCCCGTTTGGAATTGTTTCAGCACGGGGTACTCGAAGAGTTTTACGACTATGAAAACGATCCCGACGCACTGATCAATCTGATCGACCATCCCGAGTACGCCGACGAAATCGCCAAACACCGCGCGGCGATGCGCCAATTCATGGTCGATTCCAATGACCATGCCCTTGCCGCGTTCGACCATCGTGATGACAAACAACGGGTCAGTGCGTACGTCGACAAGGTGCAAGCCGAAGCGGACGCGCGTCGGGCCAAAAAACGCCGCGGAAACGTCAAGGGAAATGCAAAAACGAAGCCGAATCCCAAGCTGTTTCAAATGCAGGTTCCCGACCGGGCCACATCCGGCGCCCCGTTCACCGTCTCCATCACCCACCGGATTCCCTCATCGTTGGGCGAACAGAAATTTCACGTCACGATCAAAGATGCGGGTGGGAAGCGGATCGAGCGAATCATTCGGGCGGCTTCCGGCGACGGAGAGTTGAAAGTGACCTTCACGATTCCCGAAAACCTGTCGGGGAAATCAATTTCAGTCGCGGCATTCGTCGGCGAAGCGTTTGCGAACAACCTGATGTACCGAACCGCCAGCAGGATTCGTCTCGGTCCCGC
- a CDS encoding PIG-L deacetylase family protein: protein MRVCLLLLVVAISFPAPDRLFAQDGSEPLKIICFGAHPDDAEYKSGGTAALWAAQGHQVKLVSVTNGDIGHWSMAGGPLAKRRAAESAKVAERLGVTSEVLDIHDGELEPTLENRRKITILIREWDADIVISHRPWDYHPDHRYTGVLVQDAAYMVAVPFFCPTTPPLKKNPVFLYSSDRFQKPYPFEADIVVDVDSVFEKKVDALTALVSQTFEGGALGSADKMAAAPPESRPELRREWLRDKWIGRQSAEAKRFRSGLIKWYGEEHAQQVQYAEAFEICEYGRQPTDDEIRQLFPFLPAKSE, encoded by the coding sequence ATGCGTGTTTGCTTGTTATTGCTCGTCGTCGCAATCTCTTTTCCCGCCCCTGATCGACTGTTTGCCCAGGACGGCTCGGAGCCACTGAAGATCATTTGTTTCGGCGCCCATCCCGATGACGCGGAATACAAGAGTGGCGGGACGGCGGCCTTGTGGGCCGCGCAAGGTCACCAGGTCAAACTGGTTTCGGTGACCAACGGTGATATCGGTCACTGGAGCATGGCGGGCGGCCCGTTGGCGAAACGCCGCGCCGCCGAATCGGCCAAAGTCGCCGAACGGCTGGGCGTGACCAGCGAGGTCTTGGACATCCACGACGGCGAGCTGGAACCGACACTGGAAAACCGACGCAAGATCACGATCCTGATCCGCGAATGGGATGCGGACATCGTGATCTCTCACCGGCCCTGGGACTACCACCCCGACCACCGCTACACCGGCGTGCTTGTGCAAGACGCCGCGTACATGGTCGCCGTCCCGTTCTTTTGCCCGACGACTCCGCCGCTAAAAAAGAATCCCGTCTTTCTGTATTCCAGCGACCGCTTCCAAAAACCGTATCCCTTCGAAGCTGACATCGTTGTGGATGTCGACAGCGTGTTTGAAAAGAAAGTCGATGCACTGACCGCGCTGGTTTCGCAGACGTTCGAAGGCGGCGCGCTCGGCAGTGCGGACAAGATGGCGGCGGCTCCGCCGGAATCTCGCCCGGAACTTCGTCGCGAGTGGCTGCGCGACAAATGGATCGGTCGCCAATCCGCCGAAGCCAAACGGTTTCGCAGCGGTTTGATCAAATGGTACGGCGAGGAGCACGCCCAACAGGTGCAGTACGCCGAAGCGTTCGAAATCTGCGAGTACGGACGCCAACCCACCGACGACGAGATCCGACAACTGTTCCCGTTCTTGCCGGCCAAGAGCGAGTAG
- a CDS encoding DUF1598 domain-containing protein → MLVSPSAGSNVLQSIRPAAALVVLFCVLPEAAVAQGIAAIQNVSSTPFVTGITPIIGSRGAVGGVLVDADGVVGRVQPAELDQLRDRWNQLSDSSDGAANVETEFRVISLAGLDRALTERLENGKPITPSMAFLAGLRRVEYVFAVPPDGSTPHGDVFIAGPGGPWKANEAGEVVGVADGRAVLRLDDLMDALRRGALRNDADVNDRQISCSIEPTAEGLRQFARVQARLRRFNRQAVDAMETAIGPQQVLIRGIDVDSHFAQVLLSADYAMKRLAMGFEAAPIDSLPSYLRLLQRHNDRNQLSSPRWWMASDYEPLRCTSDRLAWQIRGRRIRTLTQDSLLTADGARKTLAQENELAQQWADAMTEGFDELSTALPIFAELSNCFDLAVFGALMAAEGLAVRADCQFNVLSDASRLQGPRYRVPTSIPSVASTIRGRKGWIVSVSGGVSIDAWSVVGQTETDDGIAASRARAVQGAGQAAGQAAGQRWWW, encoded by the coding sequence GTGCTTGTCTCACCTTCTGCTGGTTCCAACGTTCTGCAATCCATTCGCCCGGCGGCTGCGCTCGTGGTGCTGTTCTGCGTTCTGCCGGAGGCTGCCGTCGCGCAGGGCATCGCGGCGATCCAAAACGTCTCCAGCACGCCGTTTGTCACCGGGATCACGCCCATCATCGGGTCTCGCGGTGCCGTCGGAGGTGTCCTGGTCGACGCCGATGGCGTGGTCGGTCGCGTGCAACCAGCCGAACTCGATCAGCTTCGCGATCGCTGGAATCAGCTCTCCGATTCCAGCGATGGGGCCGCGAATGTCGAGACGGAATTCCGTGTGATTTCGTTGGCCGGGCTGGATCGAGCACTGACCGAACGACTCGAAAACGGAAAACCGATCACGCCCTCGATGGCTTTTTTGGCGGGGCTGCGTCGCGTCGAGTACGTCTTTGCCGTCCCCCCAGACGGCTCGACACCACACGGCGATGTGTTCATTGCCGGTCCCGGCGGGCCGTGGAAGGCCAACGAAGCCGGTGAAGTCGTCGGGGTCGCCGACGGCCGCGCCGTGCTCCGGCTCGATGACTTGATGGACGCGCTGCGTCGAGGCGCACTGCGAAACGACGCCGATGTCAACGATCGCCAGATCAGTTGCTCCATCGAACCGACCGCCGAGGGGCTTCGGCAATTTGCTCGTGTTCAAGCCCGGCTGCGCCGCTTCAACCGCCAAGCCGTCGACGCGATGGAAACCGCGATCGGACCGCAACAGGTGCTGATCCGCGGGATCGACGTCGACAGCCATTTCGCCCAGGTGCTGCTTTCGGCCGACTATGCGATGAAGCGTCTTGCCATGGGGTTCGAAGCGGCGCCGATCGATTCCTTGCCCAGCTATTTGCGATTGCTTCAGCGACACAACGACCGCAATCAACTTTCGTCGCCGCGCTGGTGGATGGCGTCCGACTACGAACCGCTGCGGTGCACGTCGGACCGACTCGCATGGCAAATTCGTGGCCGACGAATTCGCACGCTGACCCAGGACAGTTTGTTGACCGCTGATGGGGCACGCAAAACCCTGGCCCAGGAAAACGAGTTGGCACAACAGTGGGCCGACGCGATGACCGAGGGCTTTGACGAACTCTCCACCGCACTACCGATTTTCGCAGAGTTGAGCAACTGTTTCGACTTGGCCGTGTTCGGGGCGTTGATGGCCGCCGAAGGATTGGCCGTGCGTGCCGATTGTCAGTTCAACGTGCTCAGCGACGCCAGCCGGTTACAGGGGCCTCGCTATCGAGTGCCCACGTCGATTCCGTCGGTCGCGTCCACGATCCGGGGTCGAAAAGGTTGGATCGTGAGCGTTTCCGGTGGCGTCTCGATCGATGCCTGGTCCGTCGTCGGCCAGACCGAGACCGACGACGGCATCGCGGCGAGTCGCGCCCGAGCGGTGCAGGGGGCGGGCCAAGCAGCGGGCCAAGCAGCGGGCCAACGCTGGTGGTGGTAG
- a CDS encoding 3-keto-disaccharide hydrolase, which yields MPHRSFSRLAALLLAASVCLGPLAVAHDGLHAIFDGKSLDGWEVRPEKDTEAHWSVQDGKIVCENVNKKGSVLWTSKDYKDYEIELDYQTSSDYYDTGVMLRGDGHQVQLGISGSLKKDMSACVYAPKDKRGSYPGVSEKGTEVLKLGEWNHLRVILTGKRIQTFHNGEPCVDYTGIAINDEGPIGLQLHGGHHMKIQFKNVKVKEL from the coding sequence ATGCCACACCGCTCTTTCAGTCGCCTTGCCGCTTTGCTCTTGGCCGCCTCCGTCTGCTTGGGGCCACTCGCAGTTGCCCACGACGGCCTGCACGCGATCTTCGACGGAAAGTCGCTCGACGGCTGGGAAGTCCGCCCCGAAAAAGACACCGAAGCGCATTGGTCGGTTCAAGACGGAAAAATCGTTTGCGAAAACGTGAACAAGAAAGGCTCCGTCTTGTGGACCTCCAAAGACTACAAAGACTACGAGATCGAACTCGACTACCAAACGTCGTCGGATTACTACGACACCGGAGTGATGTTGCGGGGTGACGGACACCAAGTCCAACTCGGAATCTCCGGCAGCTTGAAAAAAGACATGTCAGCCTGTGTCTACGCGCCCAAAGACAAACGGGGCAGCTACCCCGGAGTCTCAGAGAAAGGAACCGAAGTCTTGAAGCTCGGTGAGTGGAATCACTTGCGAGTGATCTTGACCGGGAAACGAATTCAAACCTTTCACAACGGCGAGCCCTGCGTCGATTACACCGGGATTGCGATCAATGACGAAGGTCCAATCGGCTTGCAATTGCACGGCGGACACCACATGAAGATTCAGTTCAAAAACGTCAAAGTGAAAGAACTGTAA
- a CDS encoding OPT family oligopeptide transporter: MSDLPEPSTAPLPELTPRVIVLGLILSVVMGAANVYVGLKAGMTVSASIPAAVMAMLLFRLLFKKSSILEANQVQTCASAGESLAAGIIFTMPAMILIGHWQSFDFWTVTLVALTGGLLGILFMIPMRRVFVADNEDLPFPEGVACAAVLEAGEEGDHQRSAATSLLIGGALGAVFKIAAGFLGLVSDTLQVARATGERIFYFGGDLSPMLVAVGFIVRLNVAVLIFIGGAIGWLIGIPLMGGASQYDDPISGAWSIWSSEIRYVGVGAMVVGGIGSLIAVRHGLLSAVTELWHGLRGRRIALDHGQRDIPSGLILALGLGCTAMLGAVNFRFTDDIGVSVLSTVVMLAMGFFFTAVASYIVGLVGNSNSPVSGMTITAVLAAGGLLWLFNYSGTQGMVATLGIAAIVCCVACTSGDVCNDLKTGSLVGAAPFRQQIMQIAGVFVAAFVMAPVLTLLHNNTPGGIGGQQLSAPQASLFASLARGFAGEGELPWSLIGLGAGIGVLILGIDEVLKRNTKHRAHLMPIAVGMYLPFGLATPILIGGVIAWFCTKGTRRETHDRVLHRGILFSSGVIAGEALTAVGLAGLAALGITALDLGLSPLAKNLISITVAAGIIVAFAVMTKPKAS; the protein is encoded by the coding sequence ATGAGTGATTTGCCAGAACCGTCCACCGCGCCACTTCCCGAGCTGACGCCCCGCGTGATCGTTCTGGGGCTGATCCTGTCGGTCGTCATGGGTGCGGCGAACGTGTACGTCGGATTAAAGGCCGGGATGACCGTCTCGGCCTCGATCCCCGCGGCCGTGATGGCGATGCTGTTGTTCCGATTGCTGTTCAAAAAGTCCAGCATCTTGGAAGCCAACCAGGTCCAGACGTGCGCTTCGGCGGGCGAGTCGCTGGCGGCGGGTATCATTTTCACGATGCCGGCGATGATCCTGATCGGCCACTGGCAATCGTTCGACTTCTGGACCGTCACGCTGGTGGCACTGACCGGCGGGCTGTTGGGGATTCTGTTCATGATCCCGATGCGCCGCGTGTTTGTCGCCGACAACGAGGATCTGCCGTTTCCCGAGGGTGTCGCCTGTGCGGCGGTCTTGGAAGCCGGGGAAGAAGGCGACCATCAACGCTCTGCCGCGACCAGCTTGTTGATCGGCGGCGCGCTTGGGGCGGTGTTCAAGATCGCTGCCGGATTCTTGGGGTTGGTCAGCGATACGCTGCAGGTTGCCAGGGCGACCGGCGAGCGAATCTTTTACTTCGGCGGTGACCTGTCGCCGATGTTGGTCGCCGTCGGCTTTATCGTGCGACTGAACGTGGCGGTGTTGATCTTTATCGGCGGCGCGATCGGCTGGTTGATCGGCATCCCGTTGATGGGCGGAGCGTCCCAGTATGATGATCCGATCAGCGGCGCCTGGTCGATCTGGAGCAGCGAGATCCGATACGTCGGCGTGGGGGCGATGGTCGTCGGCGGGATCGGGTCGCTGATCGCCGTTCGCCACGGCCTGCTGTCTGCCGTCACCGAACTGTGGCACGGGTTGCGCGGCCGACGGATCGCCCTGGATCACGGCCAACGGGACATTCCGTCGGGACTGATTTTGGCGCTCGGATTAGGTTGCACTGCGATGCTCGGCGCGGTGAATTTTCGTTTCACCGACGACATCGGTGTGTCGGTCTTGTCGACCGTCGTGATGCTCGCGATGGGGTTCTTCTTTACCGCGGTGGCCAGCTACATCGTCGGGCTGGTGGGCAATTCCAACAGCCCCGTGTCCGGCATGACGATCACCGCCGTTCTGGCGGCCGGCGGACTGTTGTGGCTGTTCAACTATTCGGGAACCCAAGGCATGGTGGCGACGCTGGGCATCGCCGCGATCGTGTGTTGTGTCGCCTGCACCAGCGGCGATGTCTGCAACGACCTCAAGACCGGCTCGTTGGTCGGCGCGGCGCCGTTTCGACAACAGATCATGCAGATCGCCGGTGTGTTCGTCGCCGCCTTCGTCATGGCTCCCGTCCTGACGCTGTTGCACAACAACACTCCGGGCGGGATTGGAGGTCAACAACTGTCCGCGCCCCAAGCCAGCTTGTTTGCAAGTTTGGCACGTGGGTTCGCGGGCGAAGGCGAGCTTCCCTGGAGCCTGATCGGGCTGGGCGCCGGCATCGGTGTGCTGATTTTGGGGATCGACGAAGTGCTCAAACGCAACACGAAGCATCGTGCCCACCTGATGCCGATCGCGGTCGGCATGTATTTGCCGTTCGGATTGGCGACGCCCATTTTGATCGGCGGGGTGATCGCTTGGTTTTGCACCAAGGGGACCCGACGCGAAACGCACGACCGGGTGTTGCATCGTGGCATCCTGTTTTCATCCGGCGTGATCGCCGGTGAAGCGTTGACGGCCGTCGGTTTGGCGGGGTTGGCGGCGCTGGGAATCACGGCGCTGGATTTGGGATTGTCGCCGCTCGCCAAGAACCTCATTTCGATCACCGTCGCGGCGGGAATCATCGTGGCGTTCGCGGTGATGACCAAACCCAAAGCGTCCTGA
- a CDS encoding sulfatase family protein yields the protein MPFRFFHAFVLLGCLVANASHAPRVSADDRPNILFIFSDDHAPHAIGAYDGWLKSVDPTPNIDQLAKQGIVFRNSFCTNSICGPSRAVIQTGKHSHKNGFMNNGNSFDWNQQTFPKLLQKAGYTTAIYGKSHLKGEPQGYDDWKVLPGQGLYYNPDMITPEGRKRIEGHCTDVVTDLAVEWLKQGRTEDKPFMLMVQHKAPHRNWMPAPRHLDLYADIDLPEPNTLFDKWHDNAPPARHQELEIDRHMHLNFDLFVDLTPDFKGNELVGRYDKSAWRNMQRMTPEQLKTWFAAYRPRDKAFHEADLTADALVRWKYQRYAKNYLRCVKGVDESVGTLMETLDELGLSDNTVVIYSSDQGFYIGDHGWYDKRWMYEESLKMPLIVKWPGVTKPGSTDEHLVQNLDYAETFLEMAGADVPDDMQGESLVPLLKGDSPDDWRRSIYYHYYEYPSVHMVPRQYGVRNHRYKLIRFYQFDEWEFYDLKNDPDELTNQYNNPEYANQISDMKQELDRLRKHYQDDSDVSVLPEEKQIELRTPQAAG from the coding sequence ATGCCTTTTAGATTCTTTCACGCTTTCGTGCTGCTCGGTTGTCTGGTCGCCAATGCGTCGCATGCCCCCCGCGTCTCGGCGGACGATCGACCCAATATTTTATTCATTTTCAGCGACGATCACGCGCCCCATGCGATCGGTGCGTACGACGGTTGGCTCAAGAGCGTCGATCCGACGCCGAACATCGACCAACTCGCCAAACAGGGAATCGTCTTTCGAAACAGTTTCTGTACCAATTCGATTTGCGGTCCCAGCCGAGCGGTGATTCAAACCGGGAAACACAGCCATAAAAATGGCTTCATGAACAACGGGAACTCGTTCGACTGGAACCAGCAAACGTTTCCCAAACTGTTGCAAAAAGCGGGCTACACGACGGCGATCTATGGCAAATCGCACCTCAAGGGCGAGCCGCAAGGCTATGACGATTGGAAAGTCCTGCCCGGCCAGGGGCTGTACTACAACCCGGACATGATCACGCCGGAAGGCCGCAAACGGATCGAGGGGCATTGCACCGACGTGGTGACGGACCTGGCCGTCGAGTGGCTCAAGCAAGGACGGACCGAGGACAAACCGTTCATGTTGATGGTCCAGCACAAGGCCCCGCACCGAAACTGGATGCCGGCGCCCCGGCACTTGGATCTGTATGCCGACATCGATCTGCCCGAACCCAACACGCTGTTCGACAAATGGCACGACAACGCTCCTCCGGCGCGACACCAAGAGTTGGAAATCGATCGCCACATGCATCTCAATTTTGATTTGTTCGTCGACTTGACCCCCGATTTCAAGGGCAACGAATTGGTCGGCCGCTACGACAAATCGGCTTGGCGCAACATGCAACGGATGACACCGGAGCAACTGAAAACCTGGTTCGCCGCCTACCGCCCGCGCGACAAGGCGTTTCACGAAGCCGACTTGACCGCCGACGCCCTGGTTCGCTGGAAATACCAGCGCTACGCCAAGAATTATCTGCGCTGCGTCAAAGGTGTCGACGAAAGTGTCGGCACGCTGATGGAAACACTCGACGAACTCGGGCTTTCCGACAACACCGTCGTCATCTACTCCTCCGATCAAGGTTTCTATATCGGCGACCATGGCTGGTACGACAAACGATGGATGTACGAGGAATCGCTCAAGATGCCTTTGATCGTCAAATGGCCCGGCGTGACGAAGCCCGGTTCGACCGACGAGCACCTGGTCCAGAACTTGGATTACGCCGAAACGTTCCTCGAGATGGCCGGCGCCGACGTCCCCGATGACATGCAGGGCGAATCACTGGTCCCACTGCTCAAAGGTGACAGTCCCGACGATTGGCGACGCAGCATCTACTATCACTATTACGAATACCCCAGCGTGCACATGGTGCCCCGGCAATACGGTGTCCGCAACCATCGCTACAAGCTGATTCGGTTCTACCAGTTCGACGAATGGGAGTTTTACGACCTGAAGAACGATCCCGATGAATTGACCAACCAATACAACAACCCGGAATACGCCAATCAGATTTCAGACATGAAACAGGAACTGGATCGTTTGAGAAAACACTATCAAGACGACAGCGACGTGTCGGTACTGCCCGAGGAAAAACAAATCGAATTGCGAACACCGCAAGCGGCAGGCTAA
- a CDS encoding cupredoxin domain-containing protein codes for MNRIGRTLATFMTLLLVGNVTAEETATLKATFRFLGQPPAVQPIKPHLDRQFCGSVPIPDERLIVHGDNHGLKNVVLYVYTGRRGTVLPNPKRRSETKLLQIKHCRFKPHILLAQKGDTLRVEDHDPVGHNANFQFFNNAPLGITRPVGAPWQRSLDESEPAPIPVRCNIHPWMNAYLLVLDHRLAGISDGDGKLEITGLPVGQKIVFRAFHESAKLSEVVVNGMAETWDGSRFERVLEAGVNDLGLIEIPASAFTIDRRLDSKAGEK; via the coding sequence ATGAATCGAATCGGTCGAACACTCGCGACTTTCATGACGCTGCTGCTGGTGGGCAATGTGACCGCCGAGGAAACGGCGACACTGAAAGCAACGTTTCGTTTCCTGGGGCAACCTCCTGCGGTCCAACCCATCAAGCCCCACCTCGATCGGCAGTTTTGCGGGAGCGTGCCGATTCCCGATGAGCGGCTGATCGTCCATGGCGACAACCACGGGCTCAAGAACGTCGTGCTGTACGTGTACACCGGACGGCGAGGCACGGTGTTGCCGAATCCGAAACGTCGGTCCGAAACCAAGCTGCTGCAAATCAAACATTGCCGGTTCAAGCCCCACATTCTGCTCGCTCAAAAAGGAGACACCCTGCGCGTCGAAGATCACGACCCGGTCGGCCACAATGCAAATTTTCAATTTTTCAACAATGCCCCACTCGGGATCACACGTCCGGTCGGGGCGCCCTGGCAGCGATCGCTAGACGAATCCGAACCCGCACCGATTCCGGTTCGCTGCAACATCCATCCTTGGATGAACGCCTACCTTCTCGTCTTAGATCATCGTCTGGCCGGAATCAGCGACGGCGACGGTAAGCTGGAGATCACGGGGTTGCCGGTCGGCCAAAAAATCGTTTTCCGAGCGTTCCATGAAAGTGCAAAATTGAGCGAGGTCGTCGTTAATGGAATGGCCGAAACATGGGACGGCAGTCGGTTCGAACGAGTGTTGGAAGCGGGCGTGAACGACTTGGGGTTGATCGAGATTCCGGCATCCGCGTTCACGATCGACCGGAGGCTGGATTCGAAGGCTGGGGAGAAGTAG